The proteins below come from a single Hugenholtzia roseola DSM 9546 genomic window:
- the metH gene encoding methionine synthase, translating into MSVFTLARPNVNSLIRALLQERILVLDGAMGTMIQRHTLTEADFRGERFQNWQHDLKGNNDLLSITQPEIIKEIHRKYFLAGSDIIETNTFSSTSIAMADYGMEALAYELNYESARIAKEVAQEFGGLEAEKKPRFVAGAMGPTNRTASISPDVNNPAFRAISFDELVAAYYEQVSGLVEGGVDLILIETVFDTLNCKAAIFAVEKYFDDKNTPAELRLPVMISGTITDASGRTLSGQTVEAFYNSISHANILSVGLNCALGAALMKPYMKELARIATCYLSCYPNAGLPNEFGQYDEKAAQTARLLEDFAAEGLFNIVGGCCGTTPDHIEALAQTVAKFPPRPLPKIKSALRLAGLEAVTIDKNTNFVNVGERTNVTGSRMFARLIKEEKYQEALDVARQQVEGGAQVLDINMDEGMLDSKAAMVHFLNLLASEPDISRLPIMIDSSKWDIIEAGLKCVQGKGIVNSISLKEGEAIFIQQAKLVRRYGAAVIVMAFDEKGQADTFERKIEICKRSYDIWVHQLGFPAQDLIFDPNIFAIATGIEEHNNYAVDFINATRWIKQNLPEARVSGGVSNVSFSFRGNDVVREAIHAVFLYHAIKAGMDMGIVNAGMLEVYENVDKELLQFVEDAVLNRHSEATERLVEAAEKYRGEGKKRIKDESWRENSVEKRLQYALVNGITDYIEQDTEEMRQKVAHPLHVIEGALMDGMNVVGDLFGEGKMFLPQVVKSARVMKQAVAYLVPFLEAEKQKLLDSGQEIKKNGKILLATVKGDVHDIGKNIVGVVLACNNYEVVDLGVMVPADKILQKAIEEGVDVIGLSGLITPSLDEMVYVAQQMEKLGLKLPLLIGGATTSRIHTAVKIAPAYSGSVVHVVDASKAVPVMSNLLSDDNKDDFSQKIKQEYQELAHDHAQRQAKISYVSIAEARAKKLAIDWKEPENQQLKEPSFIGNRYFLKYDLAEIAAYIDWSPFFMTWGLTGAYPKIFNHKQHGTEALRLFEDAQKMLEKIITHRWLTANAALGFYPANSVGDDDIEIYTDGTRQTVLARFCNLRQQQQKEDAPYLCLSDFIAPKETGLADHIGLFAVTAGIGIEKKLEEFAQKNDDYSRIMLQALADRLAEAFAELMHKRVRTELWGYAKGENLDSEDLIKERYRGIRPAPGYPANPDHTEKTLLFELLKATEKTGITLTESLAMLPTASVSGLYFAHPAATYFGVGKLSKDQIEDYARRKKMPIEEVEKWLGSNLNY; encoded by the coding sequence ATGAGTGTATTCACGCTTGCCCGTCCTAATGTCAATAGTCTAATTCGTGCGCTACTGCAAGAGCGCATTTTGGTCTTAGATGGGGCTATGGGGACGATGATTCAACGCCACACGCTCACCGAAGCCGATTTTCGCGGTGAGCGTTTCCAAAATTGGCAACACGACCTCAAAGGCAATAACGACCTACTTTCTATTACTCAACCCGAAATTATTAAAGAAATTCATAGAAAATATTTCTTAGCGGGTTCGGATATTATCGAAACCAATACTTTCAGCAGCACCTCGATTGCGATGGCAGACTATGGCATGGAAGCTCTCGCCTACGAACTCAACTATGAATCGGCGCGGATAGCCAAAGAAGTAGCGCAGGAATTTGGCGGACTTGAAGCCGAAAAAAAGCCCCGCTTCGTTGCAGGGGCAATGGGTCCTACCAATCGTACCGCTTCTATTTCGCCTGATGTCAATAATCCCGCCTTTCGCGCTATTTCCTTTGACGAACTTGTGGCGGCTTATTACGAACAGGTGAGCGGCTTGGTGGAAGGGGGCGTAGATTTGATTTTGATAGAAACCGTCTTTGATACGCTCAACTGCAAGGCTGCCATTTTTGCGGTAGAAAAATATTTTGACGACAAAAATACGCCTGCCGAATTGCGCCTGCCCGTCATGATTTCAGGCACGATTACAGATGCAAGCGGCAGGACGCTTTCGGGGCAAACCGTAGAGGCTTTTTACAATTCCATTTCGCACGCCAATATCCTTTCTGTGGGTCTGAATTGTGCCTTGGGTGCAGCCCTGATGAAGCCCTATATGAAAGAATTAGCGCGGATTGCGACTTGTTACCTTTCCTGTTATCCCAACGCAGGTTTGCCCAATGAATTTGGGCAGTATGATGAAAAGGCAGCGCAGACGGCGCGTCTTTTGGAAGATTTTGCTGCCGAAGGCTTGTTTAATATCGTTGGGGGCTGCTGTGGCACTACGCCCGACCACATCGAAGCCCTTGCGCAAACAGTGGCTAAGTTTCCGCCCCGCCCTTTGCCCAAAATCAAATCCGCCCTTCGATTAGCGGGTTTGGAGGCAGTTACGATAGATAAAAATACAAACTTTGTCAATGTAGGTGAGCGCACCAATGTTACAGGTTCGCGCATGTTTGCCCGATTGATTAAAGAGGAAAAGTATCAAGAAGCCTTAGATGTGGCGCGTCAGCAGGTAGAGGGCGGAGCGCAGGTCTTGGACATCAATATGGACGAAGGCATGCTCGATTCCAAAGCGGCGATGGTACATTTTCTAAATCTTTTAGCTTCCGAACCCGATATTTCCCGTCTGCCCATTATGATAGATTCCTCGAAGTGGGACATCATCGAGGCAGGGCTTAAATGCGTGCAGGGGAAAGGCATTGTCAATTCTATTTCTTTGAAAGAAGGAGAAGCAATTTTTATCCAACAGGCAAAATTAGTGCGCCGTTATGGGGCTGCCGTCATTGTCATGGCTTTTGACGAAAAGGGACAAGCTGATACTTTCGAGCGGAAAATAGAAATTTGCAAGCGCAGTTATGATATTTGGGTGCATCAGTTGGGTTTTCCTGCCCAAGATTTGATTTTCGACCCCAATATTTTTGCTATCGCCACAGGGATAGAAGAACACAACAATTACGCCGTAGATTTTATCAATGCTACCCGTTGGATAAAACAAAACCTGCCAGAGGCGCGTGTTAGCGGTGGTGTGAGCAATGTTTCTTTTTCGTTTCGTGGCAATGATGTGGTGCGCGAAGCCATACACGCCGTTTTTCTCTACCATGCAATCAAGGCAGGCATGGACATGGGGATTGTCAATGCAGGCATGCTCGAAGTCTATGAAAATGTAGATAAAGAATTGCTACAATTTGTAGAAGATGCTGTTTTGAATCGCCACTCCGAAGCCACAGAACGCTTAGTAGAGGCTGCCGAAAAATACAGAGGGGAAGGTAAAAAACGCATCAAAGACGAATCTTGGCGCGAAAATTCCGTAGAAAAACGCCTTCAATACGCCTTAGTCAATGGCATTACAGACTACATCGAGCAGGATACGGAAGAAATGCGACAAAAGGTAGCGCACCCCTTACACGTCATCGAGGGCGCACTCATGGACGGCATGAACGTCGTGGGTGATTTGTTTGGAGAAGGCAAAATGTTTTTGCCGCAGGTCGTCAAATCGGCGCGTGTTATGAAGCAAGCCGTCGCCTACTTAGTTCCTTTTTTGGAGGCAGAGAAGCAAAAACTTTTAGATAGTGGGCAGGAAATTAAAAAGAACGGCAAAATTCTTTTAGCCACTGTCAAAGGAGATGTTCACGATATTGGTAAAAATATCGTCGGCGTGGTGTTGGCTTGTAATAATTACGAGGTAGTAGATTTGGGGGTAATGGTGCCTGCCGATAAGATTTTGCAAAAAGCCATAGAAGAGGGCGTAGATGTTATCGGTTTGAGCGGACTCATAACGCCTTCCCTCGATGAGATGGTCTATGTGGCACAGCAGATGGAAAAGTTGGGTTTGAAATTGCCCCTACTTATCGGTGGCGCAACGACTTCGCGGATTCATACAGCAGTTAAGATTGCGCCTGCCTATTCGGGTTCGGTTGTGCATGTGGTAGATGCTTCGAAGGCAGTGCCTGTGATGTCGAACCTTTTGAGTGATGACAATAAAGACGATTTTTCACAAAAAATAAAACAAGAATATCAAGAATTGGCGCATGACCATGCCCAAAGGCAAGCCAAAATTAGCTATGTTTCCATAGCCGAAGCGCGTGCAAAAAAGTTAGCGATTGATTGGAAAGAGCCTGAAAATCAACAACTTAAAGAGCCTTCTTTTATCGGAAACCGTTATTTTCTAAAATACGATTTAGCCGAAATTGCCGCTTATATAGATTGGTCGCCTTTCTTTATGACTTGGGGACTGACGGGAGCGTATCCCAAAATTTTCAATCACAAGCAGCATGGCACAGAGGCGTTGCGCCTTTTTGAAGATGCCCAAAAGATGCTCGAAAAAATCATCACGCACCGTTGGCTTACCGCCAATGCCGCACTTGGTTTTTATCCTGCCAATAGCGTAGGCGACGACGACATAGAAATTTATACCGACGGCACACGCCAAACCGTCTTAGCGCGTTTTTGCAATTTGCGTCAGCAGCAACAAAAAGAAGACGCGCCTTATCTTTGTTTGTCTGATTTTATTGCACCCAAAGAAACAGGACTTGCCGACCATATTGGGCTTTTCGCTGTTACGGCAGGTATCGGAATTGAAAAAAAGTTAGAAGAATTTGCACAAAAAAATGACGATTATAGCCGCATTATGTTGCAAGCCTTAGCAGATAGGTTAGCCGAAGCCTTTGCCGAATTGATGCACAAGCGCGTCCGTACCGAACTTTGGGGCTATGCAAAGGGCGAAAATTTAGATAGCGAAGACCTTATCAAGGAGCGTTATCGCGGCATCAGACCTGCCCCCGGCTATCCTGCCAATCCCGACCATACCGAAAAAACGCTGCTTTTCGAGCTATTAAAAGCCACTGAAAAAACGGGAATTACCCTAACGGAAAGTCTGGCAATGTTGCCCACTGCCTCTGTTTCGGGGCTTTACTTTGCTCACCCTGCCGCTACTTATTTTGGCGTAGGCAAACTCTCGAAAGACCAAATCGAGGACTATGCACGCCGCAAAAAGATGCCCATAGAGGAAGTAGAAAAATGGTTAGGTAGTAACTTGAATTATTAG
- a CDS encoding DUF2490 domain-containing protein, giving the protein MKKFVLTSIFLLLQYAAFSQANYQVGLLPALNLNKKLGNGWSLNAKLESRQRLQRGSSEGEIDKKYNYVLTDLSMIAAKKVGLNSRIAGGYLVRLEDGLFSHRFIQQYVLVQKLSGWRLAHRLSSDQTFSEVEKPEYRIRYRITSEIPLNGESVDPTEFYLKLNNEYVNSLQENEYNLEIRLIPLLGYDISNNFKIEVGLDYRVSSFFNNNTRHSYWTSFNLFIDI; this is encoded by the coding sequence ATGAAAAAATTTGTTCTTACTTCCATATTTCTACTATTGCAATATGCAGCATTTTCGCAAGCCAACTATCAGGTTGGTCTTCTGCCTGCCCTCAACCTAAACAAAAAGTTAGGAAACGGTTGGTCTTTAAACGCCAAATTGGAATCAAGGCAGCGGCTACAAAGGGGTAGCAGCGAGGGCGAAATTGATAAAAAATACAACTATGTACTCACCGATTTATCGATGATAGCCGCCAAAAAAGTGGGCTTAAACTCGCGAATAGCAGGGGGCTACTTAGTACGTTTGGAAGATGGTTTATTTTCGCATAGATTTATACAACAATATGTCTTGGTACAGAAGCTATCGGGCTGGCGTTTGGCGCATCGCCTTTCAAGCGACCAAACTTTTTCGGAAGTGGAAAAACCAGAATACAGAATTAGATACAGAATCACATCAGAAATTCCTTTAAATGGCGAATCGGTAGACCCAACGGAATTTTATTTGAAATTAAACAATGAATATGTAAATAGCCTACAAGAAAATGAATACAATCTTGAAATAAGACTTATTCCTTTGCTCGGTTATGATATAAGCAATAATTTCAAGATAGAAGTAGGCTTAGATTATAGAGTTAGCTCTTTTTTTAATAACAATACAAGACATAGCTATTGGACAAGTTTTAACCTTTTTATAGACATTTAG
- the metF gene encoding methylenetetrahydrofolate reductase [NAD(P)H], whose protein sequence is MKVIEHLEANKGKTLFSFELIPPLKGESIKSIFDAIDPLMEFKPPFIDVTYHREEYVYKLRENGFLERKVTRKRPGTVGICAAIMNRYHVDAVPHIICGGFTKEETENALIDLHFLGVENVLALRGDAVKSEGAFVPEKEGHSHAINLIHQLVDMNKGNFLDDELAVSEPTNFCIGIAGYPEKHFESPNLLSDLRYLKQKVEAGAEYIVTQMFFDNQKYFEFVETCRKMDIHVPIIPGLKPITTKNHLNILPRIFHIDLPQDLVEAVEGCKNNQDIVQVGVDWAIQQSKELMAYGVPCLHFYTMGKSGATQKIAAALF, encoded by the coding sequence ATGAAAGTTATCGAGCATCTGGAAGCAAACAAAGGCAAGACGCTCTTTTCCTTCGAGCTGATTCCGCCGCTAAAAGGTGAAAGTATTAAATCAATTTTTGATGCCATAGACCCACTGATGGAGTTCAAGCCGCCTTTTATAGATGTTACTTACCACAGGGAGGAGTACGTCTATAAATTGCGCGAAAACGGCTTTTTGGAGCGAAAAGTTACACGCAAAAGACCCGGTACGGTAGGCATTTGTGCCGCTATCATGAACCGCTACCATGTAGATGCTGTGCCGCACATCATTTGTGGGGGCTTTACAAAGGAGGAAACGGAAAACGCGCTGATAGACCTACACTTTTTGGGGGTAGAAAATGTCTTGGCTTTACGTGGAGATGCTGTCAAATCGGAGGGAGCTTTTGTGCCTGAAAAAGAGGGACATAGCCATGCGATAAATCTGATTCATCAATTAGTGGATATGAATAAAGGCAATTTTTTAGATGATGAATTAGCCGTTTCAGAGCCTACAAATTTTTGTATCGGCATAGCAGGCTACCCTGAAAAGCATTTTGAGTCGCCTAATTTACTTTCTGACCTGCGTTATTTAAAGCAGAAAGTAGAAGCAGGAGCGGAATATATTGTTACACAAATGTTTTTTGATAATCAAAAATATTTTGAATTTGTTGAAACGTGTAGGAAGATGGACATTCATGTGCCTATCATTCCGGGTTTAAAACCTATTACAACTAAAAATCATTTGAATATTCTGCCGCGTATTTTTCATATAGATTTGCCCCAAGATTTGGTCGAGGCGGTAGAAGGGTGCAAAAATAATCAGGATATTGTGCAGGTGGGCGTAGATTGGGCTATTCAGCAATCGAAGGAGCTAATGGCGTATGGCGTGCCTTGTTTGCATTTTTATACAATGGGCAAGTCGGGGGCTACGCAAAAAATTGCGGCGGCTTTGTTTTGA
- a CDS encoding SPFH domain-containing protein produces the protein MSFWDKVRNQLVDVIEWLDGSKDTIVYRFQRGDNEIKYGAQLTVRESQVAVFVNEGQLADVFQPGRYELVTNNMPILTTLKSWKHGFNSPFKAEVYFINTRVFYENKWGTPNPIRVRDPELGSMGVEIRAFGSYSYKIVDAPRFLFDVVGTEGHFTTEEINGKLRRLVIKQFTDALGESKIPFLDLAANYADLSDMVKKRLLLDFDKYGVEITDFVVENISLPDHVQKILDKRNEMEIMGRGMEGNFNNYNQFQMTNAMSEAMKNTGAGGGAGGGLASDAMNMSMGFAMANQFVQQQQQMNQNMGGNFQQGQQGGHHAPPPPVAAFHVYLNGQQMGPYDMNILRQMVQSGQLNGQTMVWKAGMAGWLAAAQVPDLQPLFASMAPPPPPPPPM, from the coding sequence ATGTCATTTTGGGATAAAGTTCGAAACCAACTCGTCGATGTCATCGAGTGGTTAGATGGAAGCAAAGACACTATCGTCTATCGCTTCCAACGTGGCGACAACGAAATTAAGTACGGCGCACAGCTCACCGTCCGCGAAAGTCAGGTGGCGGTATTTGTCAATGAAGGGCAGTTGGCAGACGTTTTTCAGCCCGGACGTTATGAATTGGTTACGAATAATATGCCCATTCTAACGACGCTCAAAAGTTGGAAACATGGTTTTAATAGCCCCTTTAAAGCGGAGGTCTATTTTATCAATACGCGCGTTTTTTATGAAAACAAGTGGGGTACGCCTAATCCGATTCGCGTGCGCGACCCCGAATTGGGTTCGATGGGCGTAGAAATTCGTGCCTTCGGTAGTTATTCCTATAAAATTGTAGATGCGCCGCGCTTTCTCTTTGATGTAGTGGGTACGGAAGGGCATTTTACTACCGAAGAAATCAACGGCAAATTGCGCCGTCTGGTTATCAAGCAATTTACGGACGCTTTGGGTGAGAGCAAGATTCCATTTTTAGACTTGGCGGCAAACTACGCCGACCTTTCGGATATGGTCAAGAAGCGTCTTTTGCTCGATTTCGATAAATATGGCGTAGAAATTACGGATTTTGTAGTAGAAAATATTTCGCTGCCCGACCATGTACAGAAGATTTTGGATAAGCGCAACGAAATGGAAATCATGGGGCGTGGTATGGAAGGCAACTTCAATAATTACAACCAATTCCAGATGACCAACGCCATGAGCGAAGCCATGAAAAATACAGGTGCAGGGGGCGGCGCAGGAGGCGGATTGGCAAGCGATGCCATGAATATGAGCATGGGTTTTGCTATGGCAAACCAATTTGTGCAGCAACAGCAGCAAATGAACCAAAACATGGGAGGCAACTTCCAACAAGGGCAACAGGGCGGACATCACGCACCGCCGCCGCCTGTGGCAGCCTTTCATGTCTATCTCAATGGGCAGCAGATGGGTCCTTACGACATGAACATCTTGCGCCAAATGGTGCAAAGTGGGCAGCTCAATGGGCAAACAATGGTATGGAAAGCAGGCATGGCAGGCTGGTTAGCAGCCGCACAAGTGCCTGATTTACAGCCGCTTTTTGCTTCTATGGCACCACCTCCACCTCCGCCGCCGCCTATGTAG
- a CDS encoding aminotransferase class I/II-fold pyridoxal phosphate-dependent enzyme, translating to MQKFPFQSQTIPEFLQDCAQESQKSYQNFKQILEALIAPTTQKQARIFLQDLYQYLKKEEGGLASERQLAHYHFSFVEIQVLKDTLILLQFPSIFAPEDWSFTFYEGLSRYALPDFKDKKITELGSGNGWISIALAKEYQPAQIFGLDINPRAKVCATLNLYLQALDGQGNLIVEADGKSLLDRVQFETSDLLSHLLETQAQNPKTEKLDVILGCIPQVLNPDQEVISNIIPENATDDYLYSLSNYCGKQGYVEDQFGLGLIARTLEQALDLLKPNGKIILNMGGRPSETVLDRLFQRRGFRIKKVWQRKIIQAADTDIQPLVEIEKYSPHRFEFFIGKNSTEAISATTAQAYLAQGGEIAHSLTVYENRLREPYKIHKIFQLLKEDAYQQAKSALDLHFEREEVADEKINFLATLSETLQKNSFFPYEKTEGTDNLRNYFADYLKSYFYVPFSKKNILIAPEAAALLRNLMQVYQPKTVVATRNFSKIFKNYSQKEKNDFYTYLESPSQAHLAHELISRLAPQMAFLQLSDFQYNTPDAFVRLVEICEKVGTRLFIDISHIFELSSTPKTNGIFQYLVQEKLPAHVGILCGFENNLVYEDLQLGILLSENETLHDLLAKAAEFTYSRTPILTQEYYTTLLYDLLRFQMLKVRSDWGKERSLVLENEDFHQRFVMPKVEVLEAFQHPCLEALTLPLEAQSIRLDYGENELPSPKALKAALFESFVRQNITEAESDLEKDIKLFLEKRFGVLAEKNATLYYAGGVAPIFSEIAQKAAWAGETLIFPQGAYGYFYATAQFYQAKIQELPTSATNQFKINAYDLAEVLEKNHKEGKKSCLFLNAPIVNPTGAIYSPQEINEILAACERYACKVVLDTVFSGLEHNNVYTTYQLEKYFAKPLELLLIGGLSKEMAAGGLRFGFVYFRNPTLLEKIDKQVLNQPHYTIRFACKQIYQALIDKDSYLFKELKTQQDTLQVRAKRLGEVLEETGWEVVKPMGGLFMVAKPSFYLGKKLSLTWLQKIAQKEEKGDKNPKKIEKFYILDSHNISEAIFYSTGLLLNNAQWTGIPLHCRFVLSVEEATFEAALLALEDFYAKVRACCQL from the coding sequence ATGCAAAAATTTCCCTTCCAAAGCCAAACAATTCCCGAATTTTTACAAGATTGCGCCCAAGAGAGCCAAAAATCCTATCAAAATTTTAAGCAAATCTTAGAAGCCCTTATCGCGCCCACTACCCAAAAGCAAGCACGCATTTTTTTACAAGATTTGTATCAATATCTCAAAAAAGAAGAAGGCGGTCTTGCTTCTGAAAGGCAGTTAGCACATTATCATTTTTCTTTTGTAGAAATTCAAGTATTAAAAGATACGCTTATTTTACTACAATTTCCGAGCATTTTCGCGCCCGAAGATTGGTCTTTTACTTTCTATGAAGGACTTTCGCGCTACGCACTGCCCGATTTTAAGGACAAAAAAATTACCGAGTTGGGTAGTGGAAACGGCTGGATTTCTATTGCCTTAGCAAAAGAGTATCAACCTGCTCAAATATTTGGTTTAGATATAAATCCAAGAGCAAAAGTATGTGCTACCCTCAATCTCTACCTACAAGCCCTCGACGGGCAAGGAAATTTAATCGTAGAAGCCGACGGAAAATCGCTTTTAGACCGCGTACAATTTGAAACTTCCGACCTTCTTTCGCACCTTTTAGAAACACAAGCCCAAAATCCGAAAACAGAGAAACTCGACGTTATCTTGGGTTGTATTCCGCAGGTTTTAAATCCCGACCAAGAGGTAATTAGCAATATCATTCCCGAAAATGCTACTGATGATTATTTATATTCACTAAGTAACTATTGTGGAAAACAAGGCTATGTAGAAGACCAATTTGGCTTAGGACTTATTGCACGCACCTTAGAACAGGCACTCGATTTGCTCAAACCCAACGGAAAAATTATCCTCAACATGGGCGGACGACCCAGCGAAACCGTCTTAGATAGGCTCTTTCAAAGGCGCGGTTTTAGAATCAAAAAAGTATGGCAACGCAAAATTATACAAGCCGCCGATACAGATATTCAGCCTTTGGTTGAAATAGAAAAATATTCGCCGCACCGTTTTGAGTTTTTTATAGGAAAAAATAGTACCGAAGCCATTTCTGCCACTACCGCACAAGCCTATTTAGCGCAGGGGGGCGAGATAGCCCATTCGCTGACGGTGTATGAAAACCGTTTGCGCGAACCCTATAAGATTCATAAAATCTTTCAACTTTTAAAAGAAGATGCCTATCAGCAGGCAAAGTCTGCCTTAGATTTGCACTTCGAGCGCGAGGAAGTAGCAGACGAAAAAATCAATTTTTTAGCGACTCTTTCGGAAACTTTACAAAAAAATAGTTTTTTCCCTTATGAAAAAACAGAAGGTACAGATAATTTACGCAACTATTTTGCAGACTATTTGAAAAGTTATTTTTATGTACCTTTTTCTAAAAAAAATATCCTAATCGCACCCGAAGCGGCGGCTCTTTTGCGCAATCTCATGCAGGTGTATCAGCCTAAAACGGTAGTGGCGACACGCAATTTTTCAAAAATATTTAAAAATTATAGCCAAAAAGAAAAAAACGATTTTTATACTTACTTAGAATCACCTTCACAAGCGCATCTGGCGCATGAACTCATTTCAAGGCTTGCGCCGCAGATGGCATTTCTACAACTGTCTGATTTTCAGTACAATACCCCTGATGCTTTTGTTAGGTTGGTAGAAATTTGCGAAAAAGTAGGAACGCGCCTTTTTATCGATATTTCGCACATCTTTGAACTAAGTAGCACGCCCAAAACCAACGGCATCTTTCAGTATCTGGTGCAGGAAAAACTGCCTGCCCATGTAGGGATTCTTTGTGGTTTTGAAAACAATTTAGTATATGAAGATTTGCAATTAGGGATTTTGCTTTCCGAGAACGAAACCTTACATGACCTTTTGGCAAAGGCTGCCGAATTTACTTATAGCCGCACGCCCATTCTGACGCAGGAATATTACACGACTTTGCTTTATGATTTGCTTCGTTTTCAGATGTTGAAGGTACGCAGCGATTGGGGAAAAGAAAGGAGTTTAGTTCTTGAAAATGAGGACTTTCATCAGCGATTTGTAATGCCCAAAGTAGAGGTTTTGGAGGCTTTTCAGCACCCCTGCTTAGAAGCCCTAACTTTGCCACTTGAAGCGCAAAGTATTCGTTTGGATTATGGTGAAAATGAATTGCCTTCGCCAAAAGCCCTAAAAGCAGCACTTTTCGAGTCTTTTGTACGCCAAAATATTACAGAGGCAGAATCCGACTTAGAAAAAGATATTAAACTATTTTTAGAAAAAAGATTTGGTGTTTTGGCAGAAAAAAATGCCACACTTTATTATGCAGGTGGGGTCGCGCCTATCTTTTCTGAAATAGCACAGAAGGCAGCTTGGGCGGGCGAAACGCTTATTTTTCCACAGGGCGCGTATGGCTATTTTTATGCAACGGCGCAATTTTATCAGGCAAAAATTCAAGAACTTCCTACTTCTGCTACAAATCAGTTTAAAATTAATGCTTATGATTTGGCAGAAGTTTTAGAAAAAAACCACAAAGAAGGTAAAAAATCTTGTCTATTTCTTAATGCGCCTATCGTCAATCCTACGGGTGCGATTTATTCGCCACAGGAAATTAACGAAATTTTGGCTGCCTGCGAAAGGTACGCTTGTAAGGTGGTCTTAGACACTGTTTTTTCTGGTTTGGAGCATAATAACGTTTATACTACTTATCAATTAGAAAAATATTTTGCCAAACCTTTGGAATTGCTCCTGATTGGCGGACTTTCAAAAGAAATGGCGGCGGGCGGTTTGCGTTTTGGCTTTGTGTATTTTAGAAATCCTACTTTATTAGAAAAAATTGACAAACAAGTTTTAAATCAGCCACATTACACCATTCGTTTTGCCTGCAAACAAATTTATCAAGCCCTTATTGACAAAGATTCTTATTTATTTAAGGAACTAAAAACACAACAAGATACCTTGCAAGTGCGTGCCAAAAGGCTGGGTGAGGTCTTGGAAGAAACAGGTTGGGAGGTAGTCAAACCAATGGGAGGGCTTTTTATGGTGGCAAAGCCGAGTTTTTATTTAGGCAAAAAATTGAGCCTGACTTGGCTTCAAAAAATAGCTCAAAAGGAAGAAAAAGGCGATAAAAATCCTAAAAAGATTGAAAAGTTTTACATTTTAGATAGCCATAATATTTCAGAAGCTATTTTTTATAGCACAGGATTGCTGCTCAATAACGCCCAATGGACAGGAATCCCGCTTCATTGTCGCTTTGTTTTGAGTGTAGAAGAGGCTACTTTCGAGGCTGCCTTGCTTGCCTTAGAGGATTTCTATGCAAAAGTACGCGCTTGCTGTCAGCTCTAA
- a CDS encoding phosphosulfolactate synthase: MQEQNYFLKQVPERTVKPRSQGYTMVMDKGLSIREVEDMISVAGDHIDIVKLGWATSYVTKNLKEKLAVYKAAGIPTYFGGTLFEAFLVRDQIEDYRRVLDKYQMEFAEVSDGSIELPHDEKCKYISLLAQQVTVLSEVGSKDAEKIIPPYQWIQLMQAELEAGAWKVIGEAREGGNVGLFRSTGEVRSGLVQEILTKIPAEKIIWEAPQKSQQVFFIKLVGANVNLGNIPPNEVIPLETIRLGLRGDTFHFFLDK, translated from the coding sequence ATGCAAGAACAAAACTACTTCTTGAAGCAAGTCCCCGAAAGAACGGTAAAGCCCCGCAGTCAGGGCTATACAATGGTCATGGATAAGGGTTTGAGTATCCGTGAAGTCGAGGATATGATAAGTGTAGCAGGCGACCATATCGACATCGTCAAACTCGGCTGGGCTACTTCTTATGTTACCAAAAATCTCAAAGAAAAATTAGCCGTCTATAAAGCGGCAGGAATCCCTACTTATTTCGGCGGAACGCTTTTCGAAGCCTTTTTGGTGCGCGACCAAATCGAGGACTACCGTAGGGTTTTGGATAAGTACCAAATGGAATTTGCCGAAGTTTCCGATGGCTCTATCGAATTGCCTCACGACGAAAAGTGCAAATATATTTCACTTTTAGCCCAACAAGTTACGGTACTTTCCGAAGTAGGCTCGAAAGATGCCGAAAAAATCATTCCCCCCTATCAATGGATTCAGCTCATGCAAGCCGAATTAGAGGCAGGCGCGTGGAAAGTTATCGGCGAAGCAAGAGAAGGCGGAAATGTGGGTCTTTTTCGCTCCACAGGGGAGGTGCGTTCAGGTTTGGTGCAGGAAATTCTCACCAAAATCCCCGCTGAAAAAATTATTTGGGAAGCTCCCCAAAAATCGCAGCAGGTATTTTTCATCAAATTAGTAGGGGCAAATGTCAATTTGGGCAACATTCCTCCCAATGAGGTCATTCCCCTCGAAACCATTCGGCTGGGATTGCGCGGTGATACGTTCCACTTCTTTTTAGATAAGTAA